One window of the Ictidomys tridecemlineatus isolate mIctTri1 chromosome 11, mIctTri1.hap1, whole genome shotgun sequence genome contains the following:
- the LOC110598737 gene encoding histone H2B type 2-F: MPDPAKSAPAPKKGSKKAVTKVQKKDGKKRKRSRKESYSVYVYKVLKQVHPDTGISSKAMGIMNSFVNDIFERIAGEASRLAHYNKRSTITSREIQTAVRLLLPGELAKHAVSEGTKAVTKYTSSKNDRKLT; this comes from the coding sequence ATGCCGGACCCAGCGAAATCTGCCCCCGCTCCCAAGAAGGGGTCCAAGAAGGCGGTCACGAAAGTGCAGAAGAAGGATGGCAAGAAGCGCAAGCGCAGCCGCAAGGAGAGCTACTCCGTCTACGTGTACAAGGTGCTGAAGCAGGTGCACCCCGACACGGGCATCTCGTCCAAGGCCATGGGCATCATGAACTCGTTCGTCAACGACATCTTCGAGCGCATCGCCGGCGAGGCGTCCCGCCTGGCGCACTACAACAAGCGCTCGACCATCACGTCGCGGGAGATCCAGACGGCCGTGCGCCTGCTGCTGCCCGGGGAGCTGGCCAAGCACGCCGTGTCCGAGGGCACCAAGGCGGTCACCAAGTACACCAGCTCCAA